One Peromyscus leucopus breed LL Stock chromosome 6, UCI_PerLeu_2.1, whole genome shotgun sequence genomic region harbors:
- the Hax1 gene encoding HCLS1-associated protein X-1 isoform X1 → MGRKENHLEGNVILDGGNSACPPSLNSESHRDPFFGGMTRDDDDDDDEEEEDRGTWGRGSYRFDGSQPPEEFGFSFSPGGGMRFHDNFGFDDLVRDFNSIFSEMGAWTLPSHSPELPGPESEPPGERLREGQTLRDSMLKYPDSHQPKIFEGVLESHARPESPKPAPDWGSQGPFHRLDDIWPVTPHSRAREDNDLDSQVSQEGLGPLLQPQPKSYFKSISVTKITKPDGVVEEHRTVVDSEGRRETTVTHQQAHDSSTSDPVSEGSSALEDPFSLLDLLLGRWFRSR, encoded by the exons ATGGGCAGGAAGGAGAACCATCTAGAAGGGAATGTGATCTTGGACGGTGGGAATTCCGCATGCCCACCCTCACTCAACTCTGAAAG CCACAGAGATCCCTTTTTTGGAGGGATGACTCgagatgatgacgatgatgatgacgaagaagaggaagacagaggcacGTGGGGTCGAGGGAGCTATAGGTTTGATGGTTCTCAGCCTCCGGAGGAATTCGGTTTCAGCTTCAGCCCTGGAGGAGGCATGCGATTCCACGACAACTTTGGCTTTGATGATCTAGTACGAGATTTCAATAGCATCTTCAGCGAGATGGGGGCCTGGACCTTGCCTTCCCACTCCCCTG AGCTTCCAGGTCCTGAGTCAGAACCACCCGGTGAGAGACTGCGGGAAGGGCAGACGCTGCGGGACTCAATGCTTAAGTACCCAGATAGTCACCAACCCAAGATCTTTGAGGGGGTCTTGGAGAGTCATGCTAGACCTGAATCCCCCAAACCAGCTCCAGATTGGGGGTCTCAGGGGCCTTTTCATAGG TTGGATGACATTTGGCCTGTGACTCCCCATTCTAGAGCCAGAGAGGACAATG ATCTTGACTCCCAGGTTTCCCAGGAAGGTCTCGGTCCACTTCTTCAACCCCAGCCCAAATCCTATTTCAAGAGCATCTCTGTGACCAAGATCACCAAGCCAGATGGG GTAGTGGAGGAGCACCGCACTGTGGTGGACAGTGAGGGACGGAGGGAGACCACAGTGACCCACCAACAAGCACACGACAGTTCCACAAGTG ATCCAGTCTCCGAAGGATCGTCAGCTCTGGAGGATCCCTTTTCCCTCCTGGATTTGCTCCTAGGACGTTGGTTTCGGTCCCGGTAG
- the Hax1 gene encoding HCLS1-associated protein X-1 isoform X3, which translates to MGVWGKRTMSNHRDPFFGGMTRDDDDDDDEEEEDRGTWGRGSYRFDGSQPPEEFGFSFSPGGGMRFHDNFGFDDLVRDFNSIFSEMGAWTLPSHSPELPGPESEPPGERLREGQTLRDSMLKYPDSHQPKIFEGVLESHARPESPKPAPDWGSQGPFHRLDDIWPVTPHSRAREDNDLDSQVSQEGLGPLLQPQPKSYFKSISVTKITKPDGVVEEHRTVVDSEGRRETTVTHQQAHDSSTSDPVSEGSSALEDPFSLLDLLLGRWFRSR; encoded by the exons ATGGGGGTCTGGGGGAAGAGGACAATGAGCAA CCACAGAGATCCCTTTTTTGGAGGGATGACTCgagatgatgacgatgatgatgacgaagaagaggaagacagaggcacGTGGGGTCGAGGGAGCTATAGGTTTGATGGTTCTCAGCCTCCGGAGGAATTCGGTTTCAGCTTCAGCCCTGGAGGAGGCATGCGATTCCACGACAACTTTGGCTTTGATGATCTAGTACGAGATTTCAATAGCATCTTCAGCGAGATGGGGGCCTGGACCTTGCCTTCCCACTCCCCTG AGCTTCCAGGTCCTGAGTCAGAACCACCCGGTGAGAGACTGCGGGAAGGGCAGACGCTGCGGGACTCAATGCTTAAGTACCCAGATAGTCACCAACCCAAGATCTTTGAGGGGGTCTTGGAGAGTCATGCTAGACCTGAATCCCCCAAACCAGCTCCAGATTGGGGGTCTCAGGGGCCTTTTCATAGG TTGGATGACATTTGGCCTGTGACTCCCCATTCTAGAGCCAGAGAGGACAATG ATCTTGACTCCCAGGTTTCCCAGGAAGGTCTCGGTCCACTTCTTCAACCCCAGCCCAAATCCTATTTCAAGAGCATCTCTGTGACCAAGATCACCAAGCCAGATGGG GTAGTGGAGGAGCACCGCACTGTGGTGGACAGTGAGGGACGGAGGGAGACCACAGTGACCCACCAACAAGCACACGACAGTTCCACAAGTG ATCCAGTCTCCGAAGGATCGTCAGCTCTGGAGGATCCCTTTTCCCTCCTGGATTTGCTCCTAGGACGTTGGTTTCGGTCCCGGTAG
- the Hax1 gene encoding HCLS1-associated protein X-1 isoform X2, with protein MNFFDLFRGFFGFRGPRSHRDPFFGGMTRDDDDDDDEEEEDRGTWGRGSYRFDGSQPPEEFGFSFSPGGGMRFHDNFGFDDLVRDFNSIFSEMGAWTLPSHSPELPGPESEPPGERLREGQTLRDSMLKYPDSHQPKIFEGVLESHARPESPKPAPDWGSQGPFHRLDDIWPVTPHSRAREDNDLDSQVSQEGLGPLLQPQPKSYFKSISVTKITKPDGVVEEHRTVVDSEGRRETTVTHQQAHDSSTSDPVSEGSSALEDPFSLLDLLLGRWFRSR; from the exons ATGAACTTCTTTGACCTTTTCCGGGGCTTTTTCGGCTTTCGTGGACCTCGGAG CCACAGAGATCCCTTTTTTGGAGGGATGACTCgagatgatgacgatgatgatgacgaagaagaggaagacagaggcacGTGGGGTCGAGGGAGCTATAGGTTTGATGGTTCTCAGCCTCCGGAGGAATTCGGTTTCAGCTTCAGCCCTGGAGGAGGCATGCGATTCCACGACAACTTTGGCTTTGATGATCTAGTACGAGATTTCAATAGCATCTTCAGCGAGATGGGGGCCTGGACCTTGCCTTCCCACTCCCCTG AGCTTCCAGGTCCTGAGTCAGAACCACCCGGTGAGAGACTGCGGGAAGGGCAGACGCTGCGGGACTCAATGCTTAAGTACCCAGATAGTCACCAACCCAAGATCTTTGAGGGGGTCTTGGAGAGTCATGCTAGACCTGAATCCCCCAAACCAGCTCCAGATTGGGGGTCTCAGGGGCCTTTTCATAGG TTGGATGACATTTGGCCTGTGACTCCCCATTCTAGAGCCAGAGAGGACAATG ATCTTGACTCCCAGGTTTCCCAGGAAGGTCTCGGTCCACTTCTTCAACCCCAGCCCAAATCCTATTTCAAGAGCATCTCTGTGACCAAGATCACCAAGCCAGATGGG GTAGTGGAGGAGCACCGCACTGTGGTGGACAGTGAGGGACGGAGGGAGACCACAGTGACCCACCAACAAGCACACGACAGTTCCACAAGTG ATCCAGTCTCCGAAGGATCGTCAGCTCTGGAGGATCCCTTTTCCCTCCTGGATTTGCTCCTAGGACGTTGGTTTCGGTCCCGGTAG